CGCTAAAAAATAGGTTGCATGTATAAAGAGATATGTCTAGTGAGCTTACTCTCTTTATATGCGGATTCGATCACTTAGAGATTCAAGTCGCATAAATTGATACAAATTTTGGTTCTTATAAGCAATTTGCAAAACAGAAAATTAGCACCTCAATTTGATGATTTAAACAGGTAAAATGCTTTAGACTACAGCGCTATAAGCAAAGCCGCAAAGAATCTATAGATTCTTTGCGGCGTTTTTTCTAAGGCTCTCATGAAGGGGCTATCAAATTACGATTTTCGAAAGGAAGTAATTGAATGGAACTGGCATTGGAAAAGAAGTATCGTTCGTTGGCTGCGTACTTTTCAGAATCGGCTAATCAAACGATTACATTGAAGTTTGAGGAAATTGAAAAGATTATGGGATACAGTCTTCCTAGCAGCGCCTATTTGAATTACAGTTGGTGGAAAAAAACAAAAGCCCCTGCGAGACATTATCAGGCATGGACAGCTGCAGGCTATTTTGTGAAATATGTACAGCCTAATCAATATGTCGTGTTCGAGAAAACGGAAGCTGTGCCGGAAAATGAGGGACACCAGGATGTCCTGATCATCCGTCCGGCTTTGCATGGAGATGCCCGTTTTCTGTCAGTCTTGTATAAAAAATCGAAGATGGAATCGAAGTTTCTCGTATATGGACAAGAACAACAGGAAGCATCGGCGAAAAAAATCAGACAGCAAATTATCGAGTGGAACCAAAGTGGGCGATCAGTCATCTTGCTGGCTATTTTAAACGGCGAGCATGTTGGATACATGAAGATTGCGGGGAATGATTCGAAACGAGCTGCTCACCGGGCAGAAGTCGATCTGGTGGTTCAAGCCCATAACAATGATATGAATATCCTTTCTGCCTTGATCCAAAAATCAGAGGAGTGGGCGGCAGAAAAAGGCATCAAACGTTTTGAAATCACGATATTGGAAGAAAACGCGCAGGCCCGTAAGTTGTTTGAGCAGAATGCTTATCAAGTAGAGGGCATTCGAAAAAGCTCAGTCTCGGTTCACGATACGCTGCAAAACGAAGTCTATATGGGCAAAGTTTTCAAATAAAAGCGAGAAAAAATATACTATAGAAAAGACTAGGAAGTGGCAAAGCCCATTCCTAGTCTTTTTCAGTCTGTGCTTCTAATCTGAAATCCTTCTTGCTTCAGAGCGCTTTTTACTGCTTAGATTCTTGATTCTCCAAAGGAAAAATAGTGTTGCCAACACGTAAAACACTGTAGTTAAAATAATGAAGATTTGGTCATCAGCAAAGGAAAAACGGCCATTTGAAAATACCAGCAAGTAGATAGTCCAGATTCCAACAAACTTGAGCAGCTGATTCACCAGATTTGATTTGAGCATGCCACCATTCCTTTCGCTAACTCGACTTCCATCACTTGATCGATAGAAAAAGGTATATTTTCTTAACAAGGGATTTATGACTAAGTTAAATCTCGAATAACTTTAAACATTTCGTAATAAAGCCCTTTAACTGTTTCTGTATAATCCTCTTCAGTCAGATCTTTTGCCATTATATGATTTCCATATTTTTACCTTATCATACTTTTAAGTCTAGTTGTACGGAAGACAAGTCGTGAGAGTTCAAGTGCAACTTATGTGTCGATTCGCCATCATACACTTGATAAAAATAAGTGCAACTTCTTATCTACATGCTATTCCATTCATCAGTTTAAATGGTAAAATTTATAATAAAGAGTCTGAAAATTCTTTATACGATCATTCCATTTAATGAAAAGGTGCTGGCAAAATGCATAATTACAACGTATTAGAGAGTGTATTGTTTTTACCTTCTCCCATTTGTTTTGAAAAGCTGAAAAAACAAGTGGACGGCAAGACGATCCTAATTACTGGAGCGAGTTCAGGAATCGGGAAGGAATTGGCTTTTTTATTTGCGCAGACCACTGCGCATTTGAT
This is a stretch of genomic DNA from Planococcus maritimus. It encodes these proteins:
- a CDS encoding GNAT family N-acetyltransferase; the encoded protein is MELALEKKYRSLAAYFSESANQTITLKFEEIEKIMGYSLPSSAYLNYSWWKKTKAPARHYQAWTAAGYFVKYVQPNQYVVFEKTEAVPENEGHQDVLIIRPALHGDARFLSVLYKKSKMESKFLVYGQEQQEASAKKIRQQIIEWNQSGRSVILLAILNGEHVGYMKIAGNDSKRAAHRAEVDLVVQAHNNDMNILSALIQKSEEWAAEKGIKRFEITILEENAQARKLFEQNAYQVEGIRKSSVSVHDTLQNEVYMGKVFK